The Brasilonema sennae CENA114 genome includes a region encoding these proteins:
- the ltrA gene encoding group II intron reverse transcriptase/maturase has protein sequence MSYLGTTNGLRKPLEDWSQINWRKINKAVRNLRQRIFLARKLGNWRKLRNLQKLMQRSYANLLLSVRKITQTNKGKATAGIDKEIINTPKQRVKLVNNWSGGNQDPTKRVMIPKANGKKRPLGIPTVRDRIEQAIIVNSLEPEWEAVFEPNSYGFRCGRSCHDAIAQNWIRLNASPNARNNWVLEADIQGFFDNIAHESILRQLGNFPNKNLIKGWLKAGFIFEGIYSPTETGTPQGGVCSPLLANIGLHGLETFIKSTNPKLGVVRYADDFIVTARDKGSLENAQIQIQQWLSERGLNLSTEKTFITSMADGFDFLGFNHRHYNGKLLIKPSKKKVLDFCKRIGQEIKAMNGCEQEVVIKRLNPILRGFANYYRGVVSKETFEYVKSRIWQYLWRWAKRRHPNKNTKWVRKRYFQTRNRKKWTFATSTSDRRGKQKDLILYPIAYTPIERHVKVKGEASPDDPSLKEYWEKRHQKYGKSYWEKNSRNYKIAQNQDWKCTCGEPLFNGEEIETHHIVPVAQGGLDDVKNLQHLHKACHKQVHTKSKSTRLK, from the coding sequence ATGTCGTACCTCGGTACAACAAACGGACTAAGAAAACCACTAGAAGATTGGAGCCAAATCAACTGGCGAAAAATCAACAAAGCGGTTAGGAATCTGCGTCAAAGAATCTTTCTCGCGAGAAAACTTGGTAACTGGCGGAAGTTGAGAAACCTCCAAAAGTTAATGCAAAGAAGCTACGCCAACCTATTACTCTCTGTTCGGAAAATCACTCAGACCAATAAGGGTAAAGCAACGGCAGGAATTGACAAAGAAATAATCAATACCCCAAAGCAGCGAGTGAAGCTGGTAAACAACTGGAGTGGAGGAAATCAAGATCCTACAAAACGGGTAATGATCCCCAAAGCCAACGGTAAGAAACGACCGCTCGGAATCCCAACCGTGCGCGACAGAATCGAACAGGCAATAATAGTCAATTCACTAGAACCCGAATGGGAAGCCGTATTTGAACCAAACTCCTATGGATTCAGGTGCGGTAGAAGCTGTCATGATGCCATAGCACAAAATTGGATAAGATTAAATGCAAGTCCAAATGCTAGAAATAACTGGGTTTTAGAAGCTGATATTCAAGGATTCTTCGACAATATTGCCCATGAATCTATCCTTAGACAACTAGGTAATTTCCCAAACAAAAACCTAATCAAAGGATGGTTAAAAGCTGGATTTATCTTTGAAGGGATATACAGCCCGACAGAAACGGGTACACCACAAGGAGGGGTTTGCTCCCCGCTCCTAGCCAATATCGGATTGCATGGATTAGAAACCTTTATAAAATCCACCAATCCAAAACTTGGAGTGGTTAGGTACGCTGATGATTTTATAGTCACAGCTAGAGACAAAGGAAGCCTCGAAAATGCCCAAATCCAGATTCAGCAATGGCTGTCAGAAAGAGGTTTGAATCTCAGTACGGAGAAAACGTTCATAACGTCAATGGCAGATGGTTTTGACTTCCTCGGCTTCAATCACCGCCATTATAATGGCAAACTGCTTATCAAACCCTCGAAAAAGAAAGTCTTAGACTTTTGTAAACGAATCGGTCAAGAAATAAAAGCAATGAACGGATGTGAACAAGAGGTAGTCATCAAAAGACTGAACCCAATTCTCCGAGGTTTTGCTAATTATTACAGAGGTGTGGTTAGTAAAGAAACCTTTGAATATGTCAAAAGTAGAATATGGCAATACCTCTGGCGTTGGGCTAAACGTCGCCATCCCAACAAGAACACAAAATGGGTACGGAAACGTTACTTTCAGACCAGAAATCGCAAGAAATGGACGTTCGCTACATCTACTAGCGACCGCCGAGGCAAACAAAAGGATTTAATCCTATACCCGATAGCGTACACGCCCATCGAACGCCATGTAAAGGTCAAGGGGGAAGCATCACCGGATGACCCCTCACTCAAAGAATATTGGGAAAAACGCCACCAAAAATATGGTAAGAGCTACTGGGAGAAAAACTCTCGGAATTATAAAATCGCTCAAAACCAAGACTGGAAATGTACCTGTGGTGAACCATTATTCAATGGAGAGGAAATAGAAACCCATCACATCGTACCTGTTGCTCAAGGTGGACTTGATGACGTAAAAAACCTTCAGCATCTACACAAAGCGTGTCATAAGCAGGTACACACAAAATCCAAGTCAACTCGCTTGAAGTAA
- a CDS encoding TldD/PmbA family protein: MVYKELPNNFLVEELLELSIKSGAEAAEVYQSKSLSRPVFFEANRLKQLESSQSEGTALRLWRNGCPGLAVAYGPVEPQALVERALALSQLNQPEAVELNGDSKPSYPNLGEDVPIEKLVEWGKEAIAIIRDAYPDVICTSEWECDVETTRLVNTKGLDCHYSDTTLSCYVEAEWVRGDDFLSVSDGQTKRGNLQPDRVAHQILQRLAWAKENVTPPNGRVPVLFTSKAADMLWGTVQAALNAKRVLEKASPWVERIGTPVMSPILTLYQDPKAGPYSCPFDDEGIPTQSLVFIQNGVLQHFYCDRTTGRQLNMASTGNGFRPGLGSYPTPGLFNFLIQPGGESLQQLIQYLDDGLIVDQILGSNGGISGDFSINVDLGYRVQNGHIIGRVKDTMVAGNVYTVLKQLVKLGDDADWNGSCYTPSLLVEGLSSTGKQN; the protein is encoded by the coding sequence ATGGTGTATAAAGAATTACCAAATAATTTTCTGGTGGAAGAACTGCTGGAACTCTCGATAAAATCGGGTGCGGAAGCAGCTGAAGTCTATCAGTCAAAATCACTGTCTCGACCTGTGTTTTTTGAGGCAAATCGCCTCAAGCAGCTCGAAAGTAGCCAATCAGAAGGCACAGCACTGCGGCTGTGGCGCAATGGATGTCCCGGATTAGCCGTGGCTTACGGTCCAGTCGAACCACAAGCATTGGTGGAACGTGCTTTAGCCCTAAGTCAACTCAATCAACCTGAAGCAGTGGAATTAAATGGTGATTCTAAGCCTTCTTACCCAAACCTGGGTGAAGATGTACCCATAGAAAAGTTGGTGGAGTGGGGGAAAGAAGCGATCGCTATCATCCGCGACGCATATCCAGATGTTATTTGTACAAGTGAGTGGGAATGCGATGTTGAAACCACCAGACTTGTCAACACCAAAGGTTTAGATTGCCATTACAGCGACACCACCCTAAGTTGCTATGTAGAAGCAGAGTGGGTACGAGGTGACGACTTTTTGAGCGTTTCTGATGGTCAAACCAAAAGAGGTAACCTTCAGCCAGACAGAGTTGCTCACCAAATTTTACAACGGTTGGCTTGGGCAAAAGAAAACGTTACACCTCCCAACGGTCGCGTTCCAGTTTTGTTTACTTCTAAAGCTGCTGATATGCTTTGGGGAACTGTACAAGCAGCTTTAAATGCCAAGCGAGTTTTAGAAAAAGCTTCTCCCTGGGTAGAACGTATTGGTACACCAGTGATGTCTCCAATTCTCACCCTCTACCAAGATCCCAAAGCAGGACCTTACAGTTGTCCGTTTGATGATGAAGGTATCCCAACCCAATCTTTAGTATTTATCCAAAATGGTGTATTGCAGCATTTTTACTGCGATCGCACCACCGGACGCCAGTTAAACATGGCTTCCACAGGTAACGGTTTTCGCCCCGGTTTAGGCAGTTATCCTACTCCTGGTTTATTTAATTTCCTCATCCAGCCTGGAGGTGAATCGCTACAACAATTGATTCAATATCTGGATGATGGGTTAATTGTGGATCAAATCCTGGGAAGTAACGGCGGCATTTCTGGTGACTTTTCCATCAACGTTGATTTGGGATATCGTGTCCAAAATGGTCACATTATTGGGCGCGTCAAAGATACGATGGTGGCTGGAAACGTCTATACAGTTCTTAAACAATTAGTTAAACTGGGTGACGATGCTGACTGGAACGGTTCTTGTTACACTCCATCTTTATTAGTAGAAGGGTTATCTAGCACTGGCAAGCAAAATTGA
- a CDS encoding Tab2/Atab2 family RNA-binding protein: MGSIWELDFYSRPILDENQKKVWEVLVCETPLETRTKIDSVFRFAKYCPSTEVNSVWLRTALEEAISEAGKAPIRIRFFRRQMSNMITKASRDLGISAQPSRRTLLLNQWLEQRMEEVYPQEPGYQAGTNPSVRLENPPPLRLPDALEGKQWIFVTLQQSEFTQMHDWEIGFGEAFPFELAQISPETPIPGILIFSPRALPIAGWISGLELAWLKLDDKEEPRLVLETGATESWILANLKNSQTLAEAKSFEEAKQKANGVHFIAVQSNPQEESFAGFWLLQEVNVP, from the coding sequence ATGGGCAGTATTTGGGAACTTGATTTTTACTCGCGTCCGATTCTGGACGAAAATCAGAAAAAGGTTTGGGAAGTTTTGGTATGCGAAACTCCTTTGGAAACCCGAACTAAAATTGATTCTGTCTTTCGCTTTGCGAAATATTGCCCCAGTACTGAGGTGAATTCAGTGTGGCTGCGGACTGCGCTGGAAGAAGCAATCAGCGAAGCAGGAAAAGCACCAATCAGAATACGCTTTTTCCGCCGCCAAATGAGCAACATGATTACCAAAGCTTCCAGAGATTTGGGTATTTCCGCCCAGCCAAGTCGCCGCACTTTGCTGCTTAACCAATGGCTGGAACAGCGGATGGAGGAAGTTTATCCTCAAGAACCTGGGTATCAAGCAGGAACAAATCCATCTGTACGTCTAGAGAATCCTCCACCCCTACGCTTACCAGACGCTTTAGAAGGAAAGCAGTGGATATTTGTGACTTTACAACAATCGGAATTCACCCAAATGCACGACTGGGAAATAGGTTTTGGTGAAGCTTTCCCCTTTGAATTGGCACAAATTTCCCCTGAAACCCCTATTCCTGGTATTCTGATTTTCTCACCAAGAGCATTGCCGATCGCAGGCTGGATATCCGGTTTAGAGTTAGCTTGGTTGAAATTAGATGATAAGGAAGAGCCGAGATTGGTTTTAGAAACCGGTGCAACTGAAAGCTGGATTTTGGCAAATCTCAAAAACTCTCAAACCTTAGCAGAAGCCAAAAGCTTTGAAGAAGCAAAGCAAAAAGCTAATGGGGTGCATTTTATCGCAGTACAGTCCAATCCTCAAGAAGAATCTTTTGCGGGGTTTTGGCTGTTGCAAGAGGTCAATGTGCCGTAA
- a CDS encoding transposase gives MTGLYISAIERYQNAERTISIDEMTGIQATERLEKDLPMRPGKVERREFEYIRHGTQSLIANFDVATGKIIEPTCGDSRTEVDFVLNIRRIIESEPNAKKWHLIMDCLNTHQSESLVRLVAEKEGLNIDLGIKGKRGILKSMKSRAAFLSDKTHRIVFHYTPKHSSWLNQIEIWFSILVRKLLQRASFKSQDDLKTRILEFIDYFNKTMAKPFQWTYKGKVLAV, from the coding sequence ATTACTGGTTTATACATAAGTGCGATTGAACGTTATCAAAACGCAGAGCGTACAATATCAATTGATGAAATGACGGGTATTCAAGCTACAGAGCGTCTAGAAAAAGATTTACCGATGCGACCTGGTAAAGTTGAAAGAAGGGAGTTTGAGTATATTCGTCACGGTACACAGAGTTTAATTGCTAATTTTGATGTCGCTACTGGTAAGATTATCGAGCCTACTTGTGGAGATTCTCGAACAGAAGTTGATTTTGTTCTCAATATTCGTCGAATCATTGAAAGTGAACCCAATGCTAAAAAATGGCATCTAATCATGGATTGTCTGAATACGCATCAGTCTGAATCGCTGGTTCGTTTGGTTGCAGAAAAAGAAGGTTTGAATATCGATCTGGGTATTAAAGGAAAAAGGGGAATACTCAAATCCATGAAATCCCGTGCTGCTTTTTTAAGTGACAAAACACATCGAATTGTTTTCCATTACACCCCTAAACACTCTTCTTGGCTCAACCAGATTGAAATTTGGTTCAGTATTTTGGTTCGTAAGTTACTTCAGCGTGCTAGCTTCAAGAGTCAGGATGACCTAAAAACCCGAATTCTTGAATTTATCGACTACTTTAATAAAACAATGGCTAAACCTTTTCAGTGGACATATAAGGGTAAAGTGTTAGCTGTCTAA
- a CDS encoding helix-turn-helix domain-containing protein, whose translation MAGLAPKQLNLSDGDRSELQELVNRHNTGQQIVLRAKIILLASEGKNNGEIARTLNISLDMARLWRNRWFKTSDKKLPTFERLRDSERIGAPVKFSMEQVIKLFALACSKPEDYGRPISHWTPRELADEIIKQGIIESISVRHVGRLLEEAELKPHQSSYWLTPP comes from the coding sequence GTGGCAGGATTAGCTCCAAAACAATTAAACTTAAGCGATGGCGATCGCTCAGAACTGCAAGAGTTGGTAAACCGACACAATACAGGGCAACAAATAGTACTACGTGCAAAAATAATTCTTCTAGCGTCAGAGGGGAAAAATAATGGCGAAATTGCTCGAACATTAAATATAAGTCTGGATATGGCTCGTTTATGGCGAAACCGATGGTTTAAAACTAGCGATAAAAAGTTGCCTACTTTTGAGAGACTACGAGATTCGGAGCGTATTGGGGCACCAGTAAAATTTAGTATGGAGCAAGTAATCAAACTGTTTGCCCTTGCATGTTCAAAACCCGAAGACTACGGACGACCAATAAGTCATTGGACACCAAGAGAACTAGCAGACGAAATTATAAAGCAAGGGATTATTGAAAGCATATCTGTCCGCCATGTTGGAAGATTACTAGAAGAGGCAGAACTTAAACCCCACCAGAGTAGTTACTGGTTAACCCCCCCCTAA
- a CDS encoding thylakoid membrane photosystem I accumulation factor → MNCIKWRFLLSLIPNWRRLFSLSVLLTCLLLTNVQSAFADLNNDRYDGNIFVVYAGNGSLVPPKATLAKALADHKPTLLAFYLDDSSDCKKYAIVVSTIQEYYGRVAEIIPVNVDSILDGKTYNSTEPAYYYSGVVPQVVVFNQSGEVVLNKKGQVPFEKMDDKFRELFDLLPRSESVPLKRRAFNELSSELAK, encoded by the coding sequence ATGAATTGTATAAAGTGGCGCTTTTTACTGAGTTTGATTCCAAACTGGCGGCGGTTGTTTTCCTTATCTGTGCTGCTGACTTGCTTGTTATTGACAAATGTACAGTCAGCGTTTGCTGATCTTAATAACGACAGATACGATGGCAATATTTTTGTGGTTTATGCGGGGAATGGTTCACTGGTTCCTCCAAAGGCGACTCTAGCAAAAGCTTTAGCAGACCATAAACCAACGCTGTTAGCATTTTATTTGGATGACAGCAGCGATTGTAAGAAATATGCCATTGTTGTTTCAACGATACAAGAATATTACGGTCGAGTAGCAGAAATTATTCCAGTTAATGTTGATAGCATTTTAGATGGAAAAACTTATAACTCTACAGAACCAGCTTATTACTACTCTGGGGTTGTTCCCCAAGTTGTAGTATTTAATCAATCCGGTGAGGTTGTTTTGAATAAAAAGGGCCAAGTCCCCTTTGAGAAAATGGACGATAAATTTAGAGAACTGTTTGATTTATTACCTCGTTCAGAATCAGTACCATTGAAGCGCCGAGCATTTAATGAGTTAAGCAGCGAGTTAGCGAAGTAA
- the leuB gene encoding 3-isopropylmalate dehydrogenase, with product MTHNYRITLLPGDGIGPEIMAVAVDVLKVVGKKFDIQFEFQEALIGGAAIDATGEPLPGSSLDTCRNSDAVLLAAIGGYKWDSLASHLRPEAGLLGLRAGLGLFANLRPAKILPQLIDASSLKREVVEGVDILVVRELTGGIYFGKPKGIFETETGEKRGVNTMAYTESEIERIGRVAFEAAQKRRGKLCSVDKANVLEVSQLWRDRITKLAQEYPDVELSHMYVDNAAMQLLRAPKQFDTIVTGNLFGDILSDAAAMLTGSIGMLPSASLGASNPGVFEPVHGSAPDIAGQDKANPLAQVLSAAMMLRYGLNESTAADHIEQGVLEVLQRGDRTGDIISPDMNLLGCRAMGQALIQVLEAK from the coding sequence ATGACCCACAACTACCGCATTACCCTACTCCCTGGCGATGGCATCGGACCCGAAATTATGGCAGTTGCGGTAGACGTGCTGAAAGTCGTAGGGAAAAAGTTTGATATTCAGTTTGAATTCCAAGAAGCACTCATCGGTGGTGCAGCAATTGATGCTACAGGCGAACCCCTTCCAGGATCCAGCTTGGATACGTGTCGCAATAGCGATGCTGTGTTACTAGCAGCTATTGGCGGTTACAAGTGGGACTCCTTAGCATCCCATTTACGTCCAGAAGCAGGTTTGTTAGGACTGCGTGCAGGGTTGGGATTATTTGCCAATTTGCGCCCTGCGAAAATATTGCCTCAGTTGATAGATGCTTCTTCTTTGAAACGGGAGGTTGTCGAAGGCGTTGATATTTTGGTAGTCCGCGAACTCACCGGAGGAATTTACTTTGGCAAGCCTAAAGGAATTTTTGAAACAGAAACGGGTGAAAAGCGCGGCGTGAATACAATGGCTTACACCGAATCAGAAATTGAGCGCATTGGGCGGGTGGCGTTTGAAGCTGCACAAAAACGGCGAGGGAAACTCTGTTCAGTGGATAAGGCGAATGTGTTGGAAGTTTCTCAACTGTGGCGCGATCGCATCACCAAACTTGCCCAAGAGTATCCGGATGTGGAACTCTCTCATATGTATGTAGATAATGCAGCCATGCAGTTGTTACGCGCTCCCAAGCAGTTCGATACTATTGTCACAGGCAACTTGTTTGGTGATATTCTTTCAGATGCAGCTGCTATGCTAACTGGGAGTATTGGGATGTTACCCTCTGCAAGTTTGGGTGCTTCTAATCCAGGAGTTTTTGAACCTGTCCACGGTTCTGCCCCAGATATAGCAGGGCAAGATAAAGCAAATCCTTTGGCACAGGTTTTAAGTGCTGCTATGATGCTTCGTTATGGTTTAAACGAATCAACTGCAGCAGATCACATTGAACAAGGAGTGTTAGAAGTGTTACAAAGAGGCGATCGCACAGGAGATATAATTTCCCCAGATATGAACCTTTTGGGTTGTCGCGCTATGGGCCAAGCACTGATCCAAGTTCTGGAAGCAAAATGA
- a CDS encoding prepilin peptidase yields the protein MFILTIVQTSFIVFALGTSIGSFINVIVYRLPIGLSILFPPSGCPHCLNQLKPYDNVPLLGWLWLRGRCRYCKRKISIRYPVVEGVTGIIFLLVFWIQKYSLYTVGNWAFCSWLLALSLIDLDTMTLPNSLTKSGLLVGIVFHIICGFLPQASWIGLVHHLKMAIGGAVVGLWLFDAIAIIGSIICGKTAMGRGDTKLAAMIGAWLGWKYLLLASFLGSLIGVIVAGGKIILSQHSSRTALSQKWGQKIPFGPFLACGAVIALFGGEAILSFYLRLFFPIS from the coding sequence ATGTTCATCTTGACAATAGTCCAGACAAGTTTCATCGTCTTTGCTTTAGGCACATCTATTGGCAGCTTTATTAATGTAATAGTCTATCGGTTACCAATTGGACTTTCGATTCTTTTTCCACCCTCTGGTTGTCCCCATTGCTTAAACCAACTCAAACCCTACGATAATGTACCGCTGTTGGGATGGCTATGGTTAAGAGGACGCTGTCGTTATTGCAAAAGAAAAATTTCTATCCGTTATCCTGTGGTAGAGGGGGTGACGGGTATTATTTTTTTGTTAGTTTTTTGGATACAGAAGTATTCGCTCTATACAGTAGGTAACTGGGCGTTTTGCAGTTGGTTATTGGCACTATCGCTGATTGATTTAGATACAATGACACTACCGAACTCACTGACTAAGTCGGGTTTGTTAGTAGGAATTGTTTTTCACATAATTTGTGGCTTTCTACCACAAGCGAGTTGGATCGGATTGGTACATCATCTGAAAATGGCGATAGGAGGAGCAGTGGTGGGCTTATGGCTATTTGATGCGATCGCCATAATTGGTTCAATTATATGCGGCAAAACTGCTATGGGTAGAGGAGACACCAAATTAGCAGCCATGATCGGAGCATGGCTAGGATGGAAGTATTTATTGCTTGCTAGTTTTCTTGGAAGTCTTATTGGAGTAATAGTCGCTGGCGGCAAAATCATACTATCACAGCACAGCAGTCGCACAGCGCTGTCTCAAAAATGGGGGCAAAAGATACCTTTTGGTCCTTTTCTTGCTTGCGGGGCAGTTATTGCTCTATTTGGCGGCGAGGCGATTTTGTCTTTTTATTTACGATTATTTTTTCCAATTAGTTGA
- the accD gene encoding acetyl-CoA carboxylase, carboxyltransferase subunit beta, with product MANNEESRGLKSLLDWFANRRKSGSTILEPQEREIADGLWHKCSNCGVLTYAKDLRANQMVCVECGHHNRVDSDERIRQLIDVNSWRSIDEHLCPTDPLQFRDRKPYIDRLRETQDKLKLIDAVKTGFGQINGLSIALGVMDFRFMGGSMGSVVGEKLTRLIEQATQRRYPVVIVCTSGGARMQEGMLSLMQMAKISAALERHQEARLLYIPVLTNPTTGGVTASFAMLGDIIIAEPKATIGFAGRRVIEQTLREKLPEEFQTAEDLLKHGFVDEIVPRTQLKRTLAQLIALHQPPAPTSTHNNMVVWETRSLSSSAVE from the coding sequence ATGGCGAACAACGAAGAATCACGCGGTTTAAAGTCTTTATTAGATTGGTTTGCAAATCGACGGAAATCAGGATCTACCATCCTAGAACCCCAAGAGCGTGAGATTGCTGATGGACTGTGGCATAAATGTTCTAACTGTGGAGTGTTGACATATGCCAAAGATCTAAGAGCCAACCAAATGGTTTGTGTTGAGTGTGGACATCATAATCGAGTTGATAGTGATGAGCGCATCCGTCAATTGATTGATGTGAATAGTTGGAGGTCGATAGATGAGCATTTGTGTCCTACCGATCCACTACAGTTTCGCGATCGCAAACCTTATATTGATCGCCTGCGGGAAACCCAGGACAAACTGAAGTTAATAGACGCCGTTAAAACTGGTTTTGGTCAAATAAATGGTTTATCCATTGCTCTTGGCGTTATGGACTTCCGGTTTATGGGAGGAAGTATGGGTTCTGTTGTCGGAGAAAAACTGACGCGCCTGATTGAGCAAGCCACTCAACGACGATATCCTGTGGTTATTGTTTGTACCTCTGGTGGAGCGAGGATGCAAGAAGGAATGCTTTCCCTCATGCAGATGGCGAAAATCTCTGCAGCTTTGGAGCGTCATCAAGAAGCGCGGTTGCTGTACATTCCCGTTTTGACAAATCCCACCACAGGTGGTGTAACTGCTAGTTTTGCGATGTTGGGCGATATCATCATAGCAGAACCAAAGGCTACTATCGGTTTTGCTGGGCGGCGAGTGATCGAACAAACCTTACGGGAAAAACTTCCAGAGGAGTTTCAAACTGCGGAAGATTTACTCAAGCACGGCTTTGTGGATGAGATTGTTCCTCGTACTCAGCTAAAACGAACATTAGCACAGTTGATTGCCTTACACCAGCCACCTGCACCAACGTCAACCCATAATAATATGGTGGTTTGGGAGACAAGAAGTTTGAGTTCTAGCGCTGTTGAGTAA
- a CDS encoding pentapeptide repeat-containing protein, which yields MSANKTDVLKNWLIVVALTSILSPIVFFITFTKMEELSNQPKIENRTQVFSTTATLLLGLAVMIHAYVAAKRAQALQESAIAAHKSNEIAIKNVRIAQERLITERFMTAITQLGHQSAATRTGAIYSLERIAQDSPQQYWTIMEILTAFVRENAAGKLQNEQIQQTARTPTDIQAALNVIARRQIQKDQPNQKIDLRYADMSTADLHKANFQQADLRGANLCQANLHGANLCEANLEGAKLSGSILYQANLQSTNLTDADLCGANLNCAQASGANLRAANLTGASLRGANLRRANLYKANLQGSNLKAANLQEAKLFLANLQGAKLGKANLQGTGLIGANLQQANLNGANLQQANLNAAKLQNTEMFFANFSEASLRETDLCGANLMGTNLQMAILHEANLCGANLMGANLNMTNLSHVKLEGAILTGAKNLKLHQMTFTQDDVTTHLTDNVPS from the coding sequence ATGTCTGCGAACAAGACAGACGTACTCAAAAATTGGTTGATAGTTGTAGCACTTACGTCTATTTTATCACCAATAGTATTTTTCATCACATTTACCAAAATGGAGGAGTTGTCAAATCAACCAAAAATCGAAAATAGAACTCAAGTATTCTCAACAACAGCTACCCTTTTGCTAGGATTAGCAGTGATGATTCATGCATACGTGGCAGCAAAACGCGCCCAAGCTCTTCAAGAAAGTGCGATCGCAGCGCATAAGAGTAATGAGATTGCAATCAAGAATGTCCGTATCGCCCAAGAAAGGCTGATTACAGAACGCTTTATGACTGCAATTACCCAGCTTGGGCATCAAAGTGCTGCGACACGGACGGGTGCAATTTATTCTTTGGAAAGAATTGCTCAAGATTCTCCTCAGCAATACTGGACAATTATGGAAATTCTGACAGCTTTTGTGCGAGAGAATGCTGCTGGAAAACTGCAAAACGAGCAAATTCAACAAACTGCAAGAACTCCTACAGATATTCAAGCAGCCTTGAATGTCATCGCCAGACGTCAGATCCAAAAAGACCAGCCAAATCAGAAAATTGATTTGCGATATGCTGATATGAGCACAGCAGACTTGCATAAAGCCAACTTCCAGCAAGCAGATTTGCGGGGAGCTAACCTCTGTCAAGCCAATTTACACGGAGCGAACTTGTGTGAGGCAAATTTGGAAGGTGCTAAACTCTCTGGGTCAATTCTATATCAGGCCAACTTGCAATCAACCAACTTAACTGATGCTGACCTTTGTGGAGCAAACCTTAATTGTGCTCAAGCCTCTGGGGCAAATTTACGTGCAGCAAATCTTACAGGAGCAAGTTTGCGTGGAGCTAATCTACGAAGAGCTAATTTATACAAAGCCAATTTGCAAGGGTCTAATTTAAAAGCTGCGAACTTACAAGAGGCAAAGCTGTTTTTAGCTAATTTGCAAGGAGCAAAGTTGGGTAAAGCCAACTTACAAGGAACGGGTTTGATTGGAGCAAATTTACAACAAGCAAACCTGAATGGAGCCAATTTGCAACAAGCAAACCTGAATGCAGCCAAACTGCAAAACACAGAAATGTTTTTTGCCAATTTTTCTGAAGCAAGCCTCAGAGAAACTGACCTCTGCGGAGCAAACCTTATGGGAACGAACCTACAAATGGCAATTCTCCATGAAGCAAACCTCTGTGGGGCAAACCTCATGGGAGCCAACCTTAACATGACAAATCTAAGTCATGTAAAACTGGAAGGGGCAATTTTAACAGGAGCCAAAAACCTGAAACTGCATCAAATGACATTTACACAAGACGATGTTACAACTCACCTGACAGATAATGTTCCATCATAG
- a CDS encoding tRNA-(ms[2]io[6]A)-hydroxylase yields MLSSELPTINALKTPTSFAWVEQAISNLDTILLDHSQCERKAAGVALNMIFRYPSNAKMVRELTKIAREELEHFELVNQWLDRRNIPLRPLQPPPYGAGLKAQIRPKEPERFLDSLLVSGLIEARSHERLGLLAAHCPEPELAKFYHGLMASEARHYGIYWVLSDTYFNREIVRQRLDELAVVESQLLANLHSEPRIHS; encoded by the coding sequence GTGCTTTCATCTGAGTTACCAACTATCAACGCCCTCAAAACACCCACAAGTTTTGCTTGGGTGGAACAAGCAATCTCTAACCTAGACACCATTCTCCTCGATCACTCTCAATGCGAACGCAAAGCCGCAGGGGTCGCTTTGAACATGATATTTCGCTACCCTTCCAATGCAAAAATGGTACGGGAGCTAACCAAAATTGCTCGTGAAGAACTAGAACATTTTGAATTGGTCAATCAATGGCTGGACCGTCGAAATATTCCTTTGCGTCCCTTACAGCCACCTCCCTATGGTGCTGGTTTAAAGGCGCAAATTCGACCCAAGGAACCTGAACGGTTTTTAGATTCCCTGCTAGTGAGTGGTTTGATTGAAGCTCGTAGTCACGAACGCCTTGGATTGTTAGCGGCTCATTGTCCAGAACCTGAGTTAGCTAAATTTTATCATGGCTTGATGGCATCTGAGGCACGGCACTATGGTATTTATTGGGTTCTTAGTGATACCTACTTTAACCGTGAAATTGTCAGACAACGGTTGGATGAGTTAGCGGTAGTTGAAAGTCAATTGCTAGCAAATCTACATTCAGAACCTCGCATTCACAGTTAG